Genomic segment of Vulpes vulpes isolate BD-2025 chromosome 16, VulVul3, whole genome shotgun sequence:
AGCTTGTGTAGTTTCCTCCTCCTTGGTTTTCTTTCATAAGAGAGAAAaccctgggctgggggtggggagcagggggtgagAGGGAGCTTATGCTTATAAGCACTCTGAATGAGTTTCCAAAAGGTTTCTATGTCACAACGCAGCTCTGACATAAATATAACTAACTGTCTACAAGATGCTCTATGCTATTTAGGACTGGATGGATAGTAAGATTATTCAAGATtctggagtgattttttttttttaaagaagtagtgCAAATGATGCTTTCCcaatatttctgtaatatttcttaaatttctgtgACATAGTTTCCTTTTAGCCAATGACATCCATGTTTGGTGTATGCTTTCTGCCCGAGTATCTTAATATTTGAACAGACCAAGGGAAGATCCTAATTAGTCTGAAgatcttaaattttctttaatgaatgaGTTAAATAGGCAATTCACTCTCAGTGTGGTAAATCAAATACCAACGACACGTCACACATTTCACCAAACCATTTGATGTTTCCTCTAAAATTCCACAATCCTGatatattctttcattctctAATACATGATATAGGATTTTTATGCCCGAATCAAGAGTCTGCCTCTCCAAGCATTTGTCTAATTAGAACTAACATTCCAATTTTAATGCAGATGAATTAAGATCTGATATAAAAATTGGAGATGTCATATTAATTTCTAACCGAGAAACACTCTTCATCCTGAACTTTTATCATCAAGGTTTCTGTATAATTCATGAGGTTTACACTTTCAAATACTGCCTTAAAGATTAGTTCTTGGAGGAAAGCTCATGAGATGATTCCCATATGaagaacacaaatataaaatacttggAATTTTATTGACTATCATAAAACCATCAAttaccttgattttctttttcttacaaaggTTAATGCTGCTCTTAACCTTTAAAGCCATCCGAAGGTTTATATAAAGGCACTTCTAATATACAATGTAAAGGTAAATATTCCTTTCTCATTTAGCAATCTGATATTTTACTTTGTAGCCTGCAAGTGTGCTACTTAATAAATGCTAAAGTAAAATGTATTGCAAATTAAGATTATCCTAGGataattatacatttaatgcaaataGTTTGCACTGAAGTTTAGGAATAGAGTTTGCATTATAGATATTTGTATGAGTTTTTATTGTGATTTGTAGCAAGTTTCTCTCTTTCACTTCACCACTTTTTTAAGGAGTTAAAAACAAGTATAtttgaagaagacagaaaaaaataagaaggtagCAAAAATTGAAATACACCTAAGTTCCAAGAAATTCGGGGGGAAGGAGTTTTATCTAGGAATGCGGAATACTAAATTATATAGGAAAATTAGCAGTTTAAATCCAACACATTTAAGAAGATCCCAATGACAGAATGTCAGTGAAGAGATGTAGTACAGTGAATTGAAAGCCTTGCTAATTTTGGGTACGAGGAATCAAATCTGATGGGATGACCagacaatttccttttctttttttctttcatccgAAGCAAAGTAATTTTGCAATCACAGTTTTATCCcagatttgcttttcattttcaatcttGAAATCACTATCCATCCTTGGCAAAATCATCAACATCAGTAACAGATTTGGCAGTAACCATGTAGAAAATAGGACAAATATAGTATGGGTTTAAGCATGAGagatataaataagcaaaataatgaGAATGCATACCACGGTTATATTCATCGTCATCGTCTAACCAAACACACAGAATGAAAAGAGGAATCCCCAGAACGTGACACTAGAGCACAATGCCAAGATAAAAATCACTGCTAAGTCTGAGCATGACAAAGAAACAGATGGTCATGACCTCTTCtgcagggagggaaaaaaaaaaaaaaaagaataatgatacaAGACACTTAATAGCGAAATTGTTCATGACTGCTAAGATtcttggaagaaaaacaaaatgaagaagccGCTACaggaatgagataaaaaaaaaaaataatacatgtctaTGTTTGCCAGCCACATTGCAGAACTGAAGAGTCACCTGTGGTTTTCCGCTTAACACAGGAGAGATGAGTTGGTCTAGTATATTTGATAGCaggttttaaaatgaatttcctGGAGGGAGAGTGGGCCTGAACTTCTGTTTTTTTAGCAAGTTCAGCCTTCTTATAAACTGCTacgaataaaaaaaaacacaagaaaaagcaTACCATCAGGAGAAAATACACACTTGGAGCAAAACCGAACGACATTTCATAAATAATTAGTTACCACTGTTAGGAAGTTTCTTCTACAAAAGAGTAACAatgaatacaaaaacatttttaaagaagttattgTGAAATGaaccttttttccttctcacttcATCTCTGGAGACTGTGCTAGGTTCCtttttagctatttttctttcAGGAGTGGAAATTCTGCCTCTCCCGGTTTtaaaaggcttttcttttctatgtttcTCGAGAGATGGTCTCCGAGCTTCCTTTTCAGCTTTCTCCTCTTTAGGAATAGTTTCTAACTGTTCTGTCATGATGCTCCTATCATCATCTGCGGATCAAAGCAAAccatgacaacaacaacaacaacgaaagcATTAGTAACAGATGTACAAGATCCttcatatatttaacaaaatgcaGAACAGAGATAAAGGGacatttttaaactgtttaaaaCGAAAAAGAAATCGTTTTATTTGgaagtagaaaattaaaaaaaaaaaaaataatgcacacCTTGAGTGTCCACCCAGAGGCTGTCAGCATCCATGATGGAATCATCAATGGTGGTCTCGTCTTTGTAATCGTCATAGGTTTCCGTCTTATATTCTGAGAGTGCaacctcctctctctctggggAAGCTGGAGCCTCCGGGGAGCCATCCCTGGGCTCGGCCTGGGCTTCGGCGGCCTCATCGACGTGGAGCTCTTTGAGGTGGAGCTCTTCTCCGGCGCGGGGAGCCGGTCTCCTCTCCACCTCGGGCTGCTCTAGGGCTGCGAAGCGCACGCTGTGGGCGCCTGACTCCCCTTCGTCGGTGGTGGTTTGCACCACGGTGATAAAATCATCCTCGATGGTTACCACGGACTCGATCACCCCTTTGTGCTCGCCAGGGCAGGTCTCCACAAATTCCTCCCTGACCCCGGGGACGCCCAGGTCGGTGATCTGAAGGGTGTCGGAGCGGAAGAGCAGCTTGTCGTACTCTCCCTGGGCCTCGATCTCGTCTTCCTCGCTCCGGGCCTCTGCGGGCTCGATGCCGGCGGCTTCGGGCACCTGCTCTGGGACGTCGGAGGGTGTGACAGAGATATCTGGGGTCCCCTTGCTGTCCTCCTGTGGCTGCTGAATGAATTCCATCTGGACGTCGGCCCTCTCGTCCGGGGCCAGCTCGGCCTCTGAAACAGCAGGTGCACAGGGAATCTCCACAGACAATTTGATGGCGATCTCATCTTGGATCAGAGAGGACTCCGGGGACGTTTCCTTCTTGCCCTCGTCGGCTTTCAAGGACTCCATGGTGAGGCTCTCGTGCTCGCCACTGGACTCGTAGGACTCCTCCTTGTCCACAGCCTCCTGGTGCACCAGGTCAGGCTTGGCCACCTTCTCCTTGATCTCCGTCTCGCTGGCACGGGCGCCTTCCTTCACGGGGCCAAACTCGACACCCGGAGGCGCCAACGTGGAGGGGGCGAGATCCTGCCCGACCTCGGGGGGGAGCTCCGTCTCCTGTCCCCCATCTAGGGTCAGCCCCGCGGCCATCTGCCCGAAGTCGCTGATGTGAACATCCACGTGACCCTGGTCGGCTTTCTTTGCAACAAAATCCAGTTCTGGTGCAGCTTTCCTGGAAGGTTCGACCTCCCCGACCTCTGGCACTGAGCTGAGCCCTTTCTCAGCTGCCTCCGCTGCAGGAGGGGATGCATCTTTTGCTGCGGTCGGGGGGTGCTCGGAGATTGCTCCTAATCCAGACGCTTCGGCCTGGTCGCTGGCCTCTTCCGCTGCCCTGGAGTGTTCCTTTGCATCCGCATGTTCTTCACCCTTTTCTAGGACGGTATCCAGCTTATCACTGGCTTTCCTGTCCTGCTCCGACTCCCTAGCCGGGCCCGGCTTGTCACCAGGGACGTGCGGGGAGACCTCTTTCTCAGCCCCCAGCTCGTCTTTGACTCTGCCGGCAGCCGCCAGTTTTACTTCAATCAACGAGAGGTCCGTGGCGAGGTCTCTCCGCATCTTGTCATCGGGGCCTTCATAAAAGGACCCGCTGTCCCCGGACAGATTCTCGCTGTCTTGAACCGGCGACGGGAGCGGGACCGTGTACTTGTTGAACACACAGTAGCCCAGGTCTTCCAGCTGACTGTCCGTTTTAACCACGACGTGGTTCTCGTCGGTGACAGGGGGCAGGCCCGTACTGCCCTCCTCGGCCACAGCCTCCGATGGCACCGATTTCCTCCTGGCAACCTCGGCATCTGCGCTCACCGAAGCTAATCTGGACCTCGTGCCCGCCAGATCGAGCATCTCAGGCAGGTCAGGGGCCATGACGGTGCCATTTTTGTAATAATCTTTGGCGAGGAAAGGGGACTCACACGATGGCTCAACCGGAGCATTTTCCTCTCCCGGAGCCTTCCCCCCCTCTGGCTGTTCCTCCTCTTTGCTCTCTACCGGGAAACAAGGGGCTTTCTCCAGGGCAGGTGTGGTGGCCGGAAGGTAATCATCCCCTTCGTCCATACTTCCACTAGTGTTGGTCAGAATGTCAGAAGCCAGAGGAGAAAGATCGTGGCCCCGACCAAAGTTGAATCCGAGGGCTATGGAATCCAGGCAAGACATGGGCAAGTTGATCGACATGCTTCTTTGCTCTATTGCTGACCTCCCGCCAAGTCCGAGACTCCTGCTTAGCGTCAAGTCGTCCTTATTCTTACTGTGGAGATCCCTCTTCTCCCCATACACTTTTGGATCAATAGTAAACATCCTTTCTTGAGGAGAACTGGGTTCTTCGGGTAAATCGGCTGGATAACCCTGTGCAAGAGTGCTGTACCCTGCTTCTTGCGCTGCggccctgggctggggctctTGGCCGGCCTCAAGTCCCTTGTCGCCGTTTTTACACACGGGAGACACGGTATCCAAAGACTCTAGGGCACTTTCTCTTGTGTCGCTTAGTTCGTAGTAATCACTGCCCGGCTGGATGCTCTTTGTCACGTCTTCTTTCAAGGCAGATGTTTCGAAATACTTGGACATTCCTGACTTATCTTCATAAAATGGCATGTCAAGCTCAGCTGATGTTGCAGCCCCAGCCCCTTCAACCTTAGTGTCTTTGCCCAcaactttttcttcaaaaaggtCCTGGGTTGCACTCTTCTCACTTGCTGCAGCTGGTTCGGTCACGACTTTCTCCAGGGTCGTGGAGGTCATGGCTGAATCGGTTACTGCTTGTTCCAAACCGACAGGGAATAATAATGCGTCTGTGGTAGGCTCTTGgcctttctgttcttcttttgAGAGGGCGTGCTCCATGCAGGGCTGAATGatgcctgtttctccatctgtcaGTTTTGGGGGCTCACTGTCTTTTGGCATGGCTTCTTTGTCAGAAACGGTTGTTTTTTCCTCAAGCTTTGGCTGAGACTCCTTGTCAGTAGGTGTAGCTTCCTGCTCTTTTTTCTGTGCGCTCTCTGGCTTGATCGCCCCTTTTTCCTCTCCCAAAACTTTCTCTGGGACACCTTCTTCCACAGTTGGAATGAGGGCATCTTTGGGTAAGGTGGTTGCCTCTGAGGCTGGTGCTTCTGCCACTTTGTCGGGTTTATCCTTAGGGGGCTCTTCAGCTTTAGAACTATCTTTGGCAGGTGCTGGGCCACTGGtttcttccagaaattttttGTCATCTGGCTGTAAAAAGGCAGGGGCAAAGGGTGATGCTTCTGCAACGATTTCATTCTTCATGACATCTAAAGGAAGAGTGAAGCTTCCCGCCTGAAAGGGACTTGGCATGGGAGAATCAAActgtttcccttcccattttGGGATGTCCTCAAGTACATCTTTTCCCTTCATGGGTGTTAGGGGGCCGGGTGAGATGGGAGCAGCTAAACCCCACTCGTCCTTTTTTGCTTCTGTTGGCATTTCGATGAACCAGTCCTTTTGCTCTTTTGGAGTGGGGGGCTCTGCAGAGAGGCCAATACCAGGCACCACTAGGCTCGGTTCTGTCTTCTGTTTCATGTCTTCCAGCCCGGCACCAAGAGGCTGCCCAAACAGAGTGGGAGgtgctctttcttcttctgtgccTTGCATGTCCTTTGTGTCAGGGGAAGTTTTCGTTGTCTCAGGCTGAGAAACTAAGGCAGCATGTTTGAGGTCTTCACCAGGCTTACTTTGTTTCTCTGACTCCTTGTCTTTCTTGTCTAATGGCTCAGCTGGAGAAGGAGTCAATTCCTGTTGATCATGGAACTCCATCTTCGAGGCTGGAAATAAACCTGAAGTAATTGGGTTGATTTTTAAACAGATAATAGGCAAGTGCTTTCAGGCAGTaagcttaaaattatattttgaaatgacaaatgaATGGTAGGGTAAGAAAACAAAACGAAACTATGGAACATGCAAGCATGCTACCcgtttaaaaattaacatgaaaatgTCAGGATCGAGATATATTTGTACTACTGCTGAAATGGACTGCTGTTGCGAATCAATGCATACAGGAATTGTGTATTTTGAATACTCTTTGCTCCTCTGTTTGGGTTCTCCTAAATAGTATGTAATGTGTACggtagtagaaaaaaaaattcatgtgcCTTCTACATAAATGACAAATTAAGGAACATTGAATCAGTAATATTTagatacaaaaatactttaaGGACTAAATATGAAAAACGGATGAATGTCCACTGAGCTTTTTCATTTGTGTTGTCATTTGAAAATGAACTGGCAGGCCAAGGGCAGAAGGCTAATTAATCCATAGTAAGTATTCATAGTTTCAATTAACTTGATTTACAAATGCCAGGACCAATTTTTTGAGCATTGAAAAGTTACTGGCATAATTTTTTAAGGAGTCATCTGAGATTAAATTTCaggaatataaatatttgctattaacTTTATGTGATATGACCTAAAAAATTGACAAGGCAGTTTCTACCACAAATTCAAAATTCTTAATCCCGAATCATCAGCTGACCTTACGACAGATGTAAGAAAATCTGAATTATATTGTTAATACTGAGAGGTCATgtgaatacaaattttaaaaagagccgATCTTTATAATATCTTTCTCTCCCTGGTCATGACCTTGTGATCGATGGTGAGGCACTAACTGTGGCTTCAGAGATACTTCATAGAAATTAAGtggctctttatttttgtttgttcaccAATGCAAAAGGTTTCAGAGTCTCACTTGTGTTTTAAGGTCACAGGTATTTTGTTGTGGTCATTGGAGCTAAATGTAATTATCTGgaaaaaatttgggaaaaaataataaaattcagtcATCGCTCAAAGAGCAAGTGTATGGATCATCATTACCTTATATACTTGTGTGTCCTGTTGtaacaatagaaaagaaatacttcATGAACTTCTAATAAAGGTTAGATGGATGAAAACTCAAGAGATATGATGATGGTCAAAGACGTTGGCTGCCATGGAGAGGAAATGGTATGAGAAGCATCAGCAGGAGCTTTTAGGAAAACCAAACCAGAATTCATTGAAGCATAAAAAATATAGCACGTTGCGGttgcaaacaaaaacaattctaCCATTTAAGCCTCTGTGTGCCAAAATCCGAGTCTACGATTTGAAAGAAAAGCATATGAATCGCTgtcccaaaaataaaaataaaaatatacatgtattagCAATGTGGCTGGCAAACACTTGGAGATGGGAGGGGGGCGGACAAAAAGCTCACACAGCATCGTCAGCCTGGCTGCAAAGCGTATTGTATCATggcaaaataaaaccaagaatcagCTGCAGCAGTGGAAGACCTAGCTGCCACACAGCACCTGTGCAAGCCACACTCTGCTCATTAAACCTACAACAtcggtctcaggatcatgagaagACCAAGCCATGGAATAGCATTGGAAAGGCATCAGGTTGGTAAGCTGCTGGAGAGATCATTTGCAACAGAACACATGCAAATCCTAGGAAAGACACACCTTCCCTGGCAGAGGAAGGGATTGTTACTTCTGGAGACACCTCGGTGACCTCTTTTACACTTTTCTCCTGTGGGGCCCCTGCTGGGGCACTCTCTTCAGGAGCTATGTGGGCCTCCACACTAGACTCCGCTGGGCCCTCACTGAGGCCCTGGGGTTGGTCTGAGGCCTTGGCAGCCCCGCACTCTTTCCCAGGAAGAGTGGCAGGTGTCTCTTCCTCAGCCATTGTTCCCTCTAGCGTTTCTTCTTCTTAGGGATGAAAAAGATGTTGACATCACGACCACAGAACAATACACGAAATGGCAGAAATACTATTCAAGGAACACTTTCAGCTCCATTACATCAACCTCACGAGAACCTCTTTTACCATTTGGACGAACAGATTAATATTCTGATGCAACGTGCATTATGTATTGCTTGGGAAATTATTCTATATAATCTGCTAATAATGATGCCTTTTACAGTCTCGTTAAAaggctatttattttaaaacttgagaGCTGAAAGGGTTTTATTGCTCTACTACCCTTAGTGGAAATGGCAGTAAGTTGCACACATGTAGGAAGCTTGCTGGAAATAAGAGATGGTGCTGCTGGATAACAGATGGTTATGAAAAGACAGATGCATTGATGTACTGAAAGAAACCTTTAAATTTGCTAGACATGTGCTGTTTTCTCCAATGCAGTAAGCCCCTACATATGAATTTCTGattactttatttaaaacatgCAAACTTTAGTAAAGAATCTTTTGGAATAAAAAACACCCGGCTTCAAAATGAGAGCCATCAACTACCCTAACAGTTTTCATGGAACCCACAAACACTATCTTATTTAGTATTCAGAGGCAAAAGTATTtagtatttaaagtaataaattatattttgatataatttatgtatgtaatatttttaaggcAAAAGACTTCCTCactcaatttattttatcttcattgcATTCCATGATATGGGAGACTATGAAAATTTCAAGGAgtaagcaaaatattttgaaaagcaaggTCTGGGTAAAAGGTAATCTTACCACTGAAAAAAGTCTAAGGACCTCTGGGACACAGCTGTTACCATATTGCTTACACCCTTGAAATACCAATAATTAGTTCATGTATAGTTCCCCTTGATCCTGAATAAGAAACTGTGCCCATTACCTGGAAAGTCTTATTGTGCAATTCAAAACCAAACCACGGAGATAACTGAATGGCAACCAAACTGCCAAAATATCTTCCCAAAGGATGTATATCACGtggaaaaatgttaacaattaaaatgtaaaatgaacacTTATGAAGGCCATGAATTATCGTGTTCATTTGCTTCTCATTTTGCACTTCAAATGCCAgtaaaataaatcccattttattGCTTAAGAAATTAGAGGGAAATATATAAGCTGTTTTATAGTTCTACAAATGAAAGGTTCTTATGAAACATTGTTTAAATGGCCTGGTGAGAAAGACTACAGATGGAAAGGAAAGGGATTTTCTTTTGTAAGAGATACTAAAACTCCTAGGCAAGGGATGGGGGAAGAAAGGACTGCTTCATCtattccctccaccccccatttAGCACTCAGGGactttcatttttgtcatttagTTACataagtaacattaaaaaaattcaaactccAAATTATTATTAAGGCCATTTTTGTAATTACAGACGAGACTTCTACTATAGCTGCTTTACTAATGTCACCCTCTTGGGTAAAGTCTAATCAAGTCAatcaatttattttccaaatccaTGTAACCTTTTGgctttccatttcctcattttgtaTAAATCATGTTTATTTCCACTACACTCGTTTCTCATTCGAAATTCCCcatctttttcttaattgttaTTAAGTTTACACTATTAGAAGGACTTATTTTTTACCATGGgttatatttctcttttagaGTGTCTGAGCCATTGGTGCTCTTTGTTTTCCAAAGGATCCTTGAAGACGTTTATTATCATGAATGTAGTTGGAAAGAATGTTTGTTCCCCATTGCCTTGGAACTATCTGCCCTTATGTTAAATACGGTCCTGTATGAAAATAAACTCTTCATGCACACAAGTGCACTTTTCTCTATTTGAAAATAAGCTCTTCACCTCCACAAAATGTGTTTTGgctctatttttgttttcctttacaaAGCTACCTAGTTAGAAAGAGGTAAATTTCAGCCCACTGCCCTCATCACGGCCAGGTATATACACTAGGGTCTGTTAGTTTTATGAGGCTGGAATGACAAAGGTTTTGGATCACTGCTTTCACTTTAGCCCAGGTATATTGATGTGAGCCAATATTTATTCACCTAGGGGGAGCCTCTGTAGTTTCTGTAGATGATTAAATGATTTGGAGAAATATATTCATTCTGTAACATGCATTCTGCCCAACACAGATTCACgatctttctcttttaaagagcTATCGTATTGACATGCTCCTAAAAATGGTTGATTCTATTTAAGTCTGGCCCTAGTAATATTCTGTatccaaggaggaaaaaaactatATAGTACATAGAGGACTACATACAGAGTCCTCTTCTTCAGTTTGAGTTAAGAGGATATATTCTTCCCCCACTGATTTATTTTCAGGGAGCAGAAAGGAGTCATACTTTTACTGAActctttttgatttcttcccATCCCTTTCCCCTTTTTGGCGTTCTTTTCAGAAGTAattatatagaaaagaaaatacccaTATGCCTCAAATGAGGTATTTGGCCAGACATCTAAACTATATAGGGACGTCACTTTCATATGGAAAAAACAGGCTcctttccctcccaccccacatcCGAAGGTACGCTGAGTATGATGCATGTGGTCAAAGCtgcaggctggggaggaggagcaaaaGGGGACCATGCTTGGTTCACCTTTCTCCTGGCCTAAGTGGGCCTCTGCACTCTGCGCTGGGACACTGGGGAGCACACTAGAGGTAGTCCATTGTGAGCTGAACAAAGGATGCTCATAGTACTCCTCATCGGAATTGGAAGGGTCATCATCAGGCACAGACACCGAGATGGAGGGGGCTAGGAGTCTACGCCTCTCCCCGCTGGTGGCAGGTTCGTGGCTGGGGAACCTGTGTAGAGGACCCACTTGATCCTCAGCCCCTTCATCTACAAACAGACACATAGGAAGAAACTGCAGGGAAAACTGGACAAGACAGACACAAGATCAGACGGACGAGACAAACACCTACACGAAGACATGACGGGTCACAGAGGTAGCACAGTGGGATGGAGGGGAATTAGCCAGACCAAGCTGATGGAGGATGGGAGGCAGTGAATGTTTCATGCATCAGTAGGCACTGAATTTACACTATCCCTTAGGTAACCTTGCCattgatttaaataaatcaaaGGCACTAACACCCTTTACTGCATAATACAAATTATCTATACACTCCCCTCCAACAAGTCAGAAtaacccaaacaaaaaacaaaccaaaaaacccccactGAAATAGAAACAAAGCATTACAGTACAGACACATTATTTGGAAGAAATTCTTTCAAGTAGACTCTTTTCATGCTTCTGTCAATATATTTataagttaaaaaagaagaaaggcgtTAGGACCTGATGCTTTACAATTATAAGGGAAAACAGTCCTGTATGAAGCACAACCTTAATTATCTAGGATGGTCACATAGTTAGCATTTTGGTTAATTTAAGTTTTTGTTAATGACTTTTACcagaaaaccatttttaattcCAGGCcggttaaaaaaaatctacagtagTGCATTCTTCTTCTTGTTAAGGAGAGTACAGTAGCCTAGCTCTTTCCTTGGGTGCCAAAGACTAGGGGCATCCTTTTGAACACTGGTTTTCATGGTTTTAAGAGAGTCCCTAATAAtataaactcattttcttttctttttcttctgaaagttGAAAAGAGATACAATCACCTGACAATTATTTCTACAGAGCTGGCTTCAGATTCACCAAGACTTTATTCTATGTGGTTTCATTTACACCtctggttgtttttgtatttcaaaCTCTCGCTGCATATTTCTCATTGAAATGCTAACATAAATACTCTCATTTCTGCCTTTCCAGTGACTTGGCTTAGAAATCTGccttatttaaatatatctccTTAAATACACAAGGGAAGGTAAGTCTGCTTAGCACTTGGATTCTGGTATATTTCAATGAGCTTTAAGGATGATGGCAACAAACAATATTTGGCTTCTAATGTGGTACAGAAACTACATCTCGGGCCTATATAACAGGTTCCAGGATTTGCTAATcattatgatttatttacttttatttagaaataatttccaaatttccTAACTTTCAATaataagaattattaaaatgtattaaaagtcTGTGTatccaatttttatttctatcaaaaTTTAAGCAGGCAGATTAtagcatttatttgaaaatgtactgTATCGTTAGGGCAGTATCTTATTTTCAGCAACCAAGTGCTAACAAcctgaaataaatttgaaatcgTAAAGGTATGAAAATAATATCTCGTAGAGGGAATACTTTTAATCTCTTGAGCACATTATTTACTGATTGTTCCATGCTATTTTTTCCTGGATGGCTGCTCAGAACTTTTTCAGCCATCATGCTTATTATATCATGGGATAGCAGAAGCCTAAAATTACATTTGATATTCTTAGTT
This window contains:
- the MAP2 gene encoding microtubule-associated protein 2 isoform X17 — encoded protein: MADDRKDEAKAPHWTSTQLTEASAHPHPPEIKDQGGAGEGLVRSANGFPYREDEEGAFGEHGSQSTYSDTKENGINGELTSADRETAEEVSARIVQVVTAEAVAVLKGEQEKEAQHKDQPAALPLAAEETANLPPSPPPSPASEQTVPVEEGLFPASKMEFHDQQELTPSPAEPLDKKDKESEKQSKPGEDLKHAALVSQPETTKTSPDTKDMQGTEEERAPPTLFGQPLGAGLEDMKQKTEPSLVVPGIGLSAEPPTPKEQKDWFIEMPTEAKKDEWGLAAPISPGPLTPMKGKDVLEDIPKWEGKQFDSPMPSPFQAGSFTLPLDVMKNEIVAEASPFAPAFLQPDDKKFLEETSGPAPAKDSSKAEEPPKDKPDKVAEAPASEATTLPKDALIPTVEEGVPEKVLGEEKGAIKPESAQKKEQEATPTDKESQPKLEEKTTVSDKEAMPKDSEPPKLTDGETGIIQPCMEHALSKEEQKGQEPTTDALLFPVGLEQAVTDSAMTSTTLEKVVTEPAAASEKSATQDLFEEKVVGKDTKVEGAGAATSAELDMPFYEDKSGMSKYFETSALKEDVTKSIQPGSDYYELSDTRESALESLDTVSPVCKNGDKGLEAGQEPQPRAAAQEAGYSTLAQGYPADLPEEPSSPQERMFTIDPKVYGEKRDLHSKNKDDLTLSRSLGLGGRSAIEQRSMSINLPMSCLDSIALGFNFGRGHDLSPLASDILTNTSGSMDEGDDYLPATTPALEKAPCFPVESKEEEQPEGGKAPGEENAPVEPSCESPFLAKDYYKNGTVMAPDLPEMLDLAGTRSRLASVSADAEVARRKSVPSEAVAEEGSTGLPPVTDENHVVVKTDSQLEDLGYCVFNKYTVPLPSPVQDSENLSGDSGSFYEGPDDKMRRDLATDLSLIEVKLAAAGRVKDELGAEKEVSPHVPGDKPGPARESEQDRKASDKLDTVLEKGEEHADAKEHSRAAEEASDQAEASGLGAISEHPPTAAKDASPPAAEAAEKGLSSVPEVGEVEPSRKAAPELDFVAKKADQGHVDVHISDFGQMAAGLTLDGGQETELPPEVGQDLAPSTLAPPGVEFGPVKEGARASETEIKEKVAKPDLVHQEAVDKEESYESSGEHESLTMESLKADEGKKETSPESSLIQDEIAIKLSVEIPCAPAVSEAELAPDERADVQMEFIQQPQEDSKGTPDISVTPSDVPEQVPEAAGIEPAEARSEEDEIEAQGEYDKLLFRSDTLQITDLGVPGVREEFVETCPGEHKGVIESVVTIEDDFITVVQTTTDEGESGAHSVRFAALEQPEVERRPAPRAGEELHLKELHVDEAAEAQAEPRDGSPEAPASPEREEVALSEYKTETYDDYKDETTIDDSIMDADSLWVDTQDDDRSIMTEQLETIPKEEKAEKEARRPSLEKHRKEKPFKTGRGRISTPERKIAKKEPSTVSRDEVRRKKAVYKKAELAKKTEVQAHSPSRKFILKPAIKYTRPTHLSCVKRKTTATGGESSQASSVFKQAKDKVSNATLSKIPALQGSSKSPRCSSACPSTSQRATFSDSFSIQPSSSAGSTDRLPYSESGNKDGVTKSPEKRSSLPRPSSILPPRRGVSGDRDENSFSLNSSISSSARRTTRSEPIRRAGKSGTSTPTTPGSTAITPGTPPSYSSRTPGTPGTPSYPRTPHTPGTPKSAILVPSEKKVAIIRTPPKSPATPKQLRLINQPLPDLKNVKSKIGSTDNIKYQPKGGQVQIVTKKIDLSHVTSKCGSLKNIRHRPGGGRVKIESVKLDFKEKAQAKVGSLDNAHHVPGGGNVKIDSQKLNFREHAKARVDHGAEIITQSPGRSSVASPRRLSNVSSSGSINLLESPQLATLAEDVTAALAKQGL